Within Primulina tabacum isolate GXHZ01 chromosome 5, ASM2559414v2, whole genome shotgun sequence, the genomic segment taCAGCAGGAGATACAATTCTAGAAGAAACACAAAACCTTTAGCCTATCATCGTCAACCGTTCTTCACTGCATTTTGAATTGACTCTTCCTCTTTCTCCCACCAAGGCCGCTCTTGGGGAAACAACAGCTTTGTCCCCCGGCATGGAGTCAAATGCCTTGCAATCAATCCAATCTTTGAGCAAATCCTCCTGTCCCCATATCTCCGGTACATGAACCCGACCCACCACCTCCACCCCGTTTCTCTTCAATATCTCCCATGCTGATCCCTCTTCTAGCTTCCTCTCCTTTGGTTCCGTCTCTGGATTCCGCGGAAGCATGGTAGAGAATATGAATTGATAATTGAAGTAAGCAGATTTATTCTCACGCCAATTGTTTCTATCTACTCCATTTCCGGAATGCTTCTCTGCTCCTATTTATAGTGTAGGAAATGAGAATGGAAGGAAAAGGAGATGAAAGATGGGGAAAGCGTTGTTTTCTCGGAAAGTGATTTGGTTTACAAGGTATGTGACAACCCGGACTGTATTTTGTTGTGAGATTCAGATTCTTGTTCCTGAGTTTTCGTTGTCACGTGTATCAGTAGATCCATATCAAGTGGTTTAGATTAAATCATGCTGGGGTAAAGATACATATTTGTTTTAATGCATCCAACGATATTTGGTGCAATGTCTCGAGAAAGCAACTGAATCAATGGAAGCATTTATTTTTTGGGAAAGGGATTGTGATTTTTGGTGGATGTATTGTGAGGTCGATATTGGTGTGTGGAACTTTGGGCCGATAGGAGTGAATTGAGTCGTTCTCAACGAGATGCCTGACTTTGTTGAAATTGGATGCTGAGCCGGGAGAAGATATTTTGTCCAACATCGGTGTTAGGAATTTCCATAGGGTGCTACAGATTGGACGAATGGTATCATAAAAAATGGATAGATTTTGAGTCttcggtaaaaaaaaaaaagaaaaaaaagaaaaagaaaagatgaGTAGCACCTGGTGGTACACATGATTTTTTTCTTAGCCCCAGTCCATGAGTGACGAGATTCAAATCATGGATATGCAAACATATCCTCGAAGAAGTTTCTGAGATATCTATATCTATGTGGGTGTACAtttaatatatatcatattttgtCTGATTTGTTttatacccaaaaatcaatagcTAAAACCAGTAAATGACTTGATTTAGATCATAagctagtttatttaatttacaaaCGACTCACTTTTATTTCATACCGATATTATTATCACACAAAATCGGCACGTTCTAGCTAGCACAAAATCTCTCCACCGGAAGAGCTGCTAACCTAGCTGCTCTCTCCGCCTTGATTCTACACAAACACAGCGTTCAATTGGCATTGCTGAGGGCGCGTGAACTGGCATCTGCGGGGAAGTTCTCTTGCTTTCTCGTACACCTCCTGGATTTCCTCGCCTTGATAGCCGCGCCCCCCTTGCTGTTGCTCCTTCACCACCTGCCTGATGGCTTCGCAGCGGCAATCCTCGTTCACATTCCGGAGTTCATTGCAGCACTCCTTCAGGGATCCGCTCTGCTTGCCGCGGTTCAAGGCCAGGAGGAGTTCTCCATCTACGGAGTCGAATCGGCCTCCTTCCCTTCCTTGTTGGAAGTACCTTTGGCAGGAGCGGAACTGGCGGCCCTGCACCTGCTGTTGGCACTCCTGCCGCCCTTGGTTGTCTTCATCATCGATGGTGGTGGTGCTGACAGTGGTGGTGTAGGTGTTGGCCGCGGCCAGGGATACCATAGCCACAAGGAGAGCTGCCGCGAGTGCAAGATTCTTCGCCATGCTTGGGATTTGATTGTGTATTTGTTCGTCGTGAAAGGGGGATTTTATATATAGTGGTTTTCGTGGGTTTGCATGGGCTTTTTACGTGTTGCGTGATGAAAGAAAGGTGGATGGATTTATGCAGAAAGGGTTTAGGTAGCGTTCTCGAGTTTCCACGTCCCGCTTGCATGGCCTTCACGTGTTGAAATTAGAGGTGTATGGAATATGATTAGTGGCGTTTTCGATCTTCCACGTCTCGCTTGCATGGCTTTCACGCGTTGGAATTAAAGCACGTCGAATGgcgatgtatatatatatacaagaaaCCGAAACCATGTCTaactatatatacatatatgtatgcATACATCGCGTGTTACTGGTTTAGCTACTTTGTATCATGATTCTCAAAACCAAAGAAATTTGGATAATTCAGCAAGTATCTCCCTTAAGTGCGTAAGCGCCAACTTAAATCTTGACATAATGAACAAAAATACCCAATTGGAGGCCCAAGCACAATTTCATGATCCAGCCCAATCTCTGTCTAATTCCTTAGCCctgtatttaattatttatcgaGGATAAGCCCACCAGGAACTCAACCATAAATAAAACAcattttaaatgtctcaaaccaATCCTAATAACATTGATTATACCTTTATGTAGGAAATTCTCTAATAAAATGCTTCATCTGCATTGAAATTTACTCGCTTGAAATGCAATATTGACTGAAAagttttaaactatttaaataaaaaacaattaataataaaaatattaggatcggtttgagacatttaaatgtGCTTGTaaccataaaaattttagaagtgacttttaatttataatttgttaTAACAAAGAGtattcatatataaaaaaaattatagtcaTGGTTTCACAACAACTCtagtaaatataatatattagggtcaaaattttgtgttttgagtattcatttattttgtttttttttcctctcATATAAAGAGGTGTACTGAAAATCGGTGTACTTTAGATATACTAATTACCAAATAGTGAAGCTGAGATGCAGGCGGATGGACTCCACCGTTCGTCGCTCCGATGCAACCTCATATGAAACTCGGGGGATCCACTTCGATTCGGCGGCCTTTCCTGTAGCTTCATAGACGCCGGTACGCACCTTCAATTATCGCCCACTTTTACCACCTGTTATTGCTACGAGGAAAAGTGTTGCCGTCATGTAATTTGGTTGCTTTTGGTAATTTAATTGCACACTTGATTGTCGATTAAATCACCTACCTAATGCTGACCTAGAGTTTTGATTTTATTGATATACCTTAATCGAGTAGGAGTCTGTAGGAATCAATCAATTTTAGTCGCATAATAAGCAAACAACAATGGACATCATTAACAGTACAAACCAAATTTTGCATAATAGAAATTCGCAGGTCAAATGACGAATAAGTTTACAAGTACTGAAGAAACTTAAGACTTAAGAGAACTGTTGAGTGTATGAAAGCTTATTTAATGTTACCACCTAATATCACAGGGATATCCCAATTTTTTATTTACTCGAAAATAACTCCACTCTCGAAAACTTGGCGCATCAGCTCGAAGTTTGGTTCTCCAATGTAAACACCACTCTTGTAACGATTCTGGAAAGAAATCATAATGTATTTTAGGTTAATGAGGTGTTTAAATCCATTAGCATGTCCTGTGTACTTCAAATTAAAGAAGAAAACTAAACAAATCAAGAATTGAAGAGACTTACCTTGTACTCTTCCTTCAGCAGTGTATCATTTCCATAAACAGCATTGAGCTGCATGTTCCACATAATTCCTTCTCGGTTCAAGAGTTCTGAAAACTCCTTATGTCGCTTCCTGAGGTTTTTCAATCTAGACTTTAGATAACGATCTGAAAAGATGGGGCCAAATAAAATTCGGAATTTCCTGTTCACACTCAGTTGGCTTTCTAGCCTGAATGTTGATCCTGGTGCGTATTCCTTTTCGATCTCGTCTACCATCATCCTTAGAAAAAACTTTTCTGCGTCTCCTCTACCTTCAAGGGGTATGTGGGCCATCTGTAATTTGTGGCATTTTCACATAACATACATGCTATATTAAGTAACAAGACCAAATAGTGTTATCTAATTACATCAAGTGAGCGACTTACATCAATGAAGTGATCTTAATTGCATTCTATGCCTTCATTAATTACTATTGATTGGGAAAGCTTCTTATACATATTAAAAAATAGTGGAGAAAAAATGTAGTCATGCTAACTGCTATTTTTTCTTGCTTAGTCATGTGGACGACAATCAGATCAACTATTGTTTGTGCTTGTCTTAGAGAAGCAAATGCAATAATATAGATTGACTGATCTCCACCTTTCATCTTTTAATCTTTCAAAGTTATCAGTAGACCCGTCCATGGTTCCCAGGAACCGCGGAACCAAAATCAGAACCAACTTTCAAAAACCGGAACCCAAACATTGAACTTACAGTTCAGTTCCGATTCCTTATTTATGGAACCAGAACCATGAGGGACATGAGGTAATAATCATGTAAAAAGTGCTGTGTATGAAATTAAAGTTCCAGGGCACATTTCTGCTTGTGTTTATGATGCCTTTATCTGCCTTCATGAAATTGATTGTGGAAAAAGAAGCAATTTTTGCAAAAAACAATTAGGAACTTTCTGCATTTTTTGTGATTCAAAGTCCTTTGCATCAAAATAACATAAATGATAGTACTGTTATCTCAATTTTATAAAGGATTACATCTGTAGCAGTTCATATTATCAGGCTTATTGCCACATCTGTTTCCGGGTCTTGTGTGCTAGAGTGTTGATAGAAAGTTTTTTCATCATATTGCCTAAAAAATCTTTGATCAAGAATTAGGACGGAGAAAATGTTAGATACTGTTCCTAAAAGTGCCAAAAACCAGCATCGAGAAGTTTGAATCAAATGCCATTTGACATTTTTTTAAGCCCTTGAGACCAATTCCGTTTATTTGATTTCATTTTCCATCTACAATGTTCAAATCCCAGCCCCCTTGCTTTCCCACTGCTCTCACCTTCATCATATTCATCCGAAAATTCTAAGACATGTTCCTAAAATTGGACTTTAAAGGTTATTGGATATTTCTCACTTAACATGATCTTGACTCAAGTGTGAATTTgaagcaaataaaaaaaaatacaaattcagGAAACTTGACGTTAAAACTTTGTGATTTGAAGAACAGAAATGTAGATTTTAGAATCTTTTTCTGTCACATGCTAATCTAGACGCTGTAGCTGCCATGCATTGCATGGCCTAGGTTTTGTGCTGGGGAAGCGTAAGTTCCTCTTCCATGACAAAGTCTATGAATATATAAAGATGAAAAGGCAAAATGACAATCAGATTCATGCACAGCATCTTTGGTAATAAGAGAAGGAACAAACCTGAAAACTCCCAATATGTTTGTCAATAAACACAGAACTTGTGAGTTCAAGAAGCACATGGATACAGctggaaaaaaggaaaaaaagggAGTGGATTTGGTTTTGTGGATTATGGTGGTGCTTTTGGAGTCTGGTTTTAACTTATGATC encodes:
- the LOC142546267 gene encoding 2S seed storage albumin protein-like, which codes for MAKNLALAAALLVAMVSLAAANTYTTTVSTTTIDDEDNQGRQECQQQVQGRQFRSCQRYFQQGREGGRFDSVDGELLLALNRGKQSGSLKECCNELRNVNEDCRCEAIRQVVKEQQQGGRGYQGEEIQEVYEKARELPRRCQFTRPQQCQLNAVFV